One Solidesulfovibrio sp. DNA segment encodes these proteins:
- a CDS encoding M23 family metallopeptidase, whose translation MRRGRALLAFSLAAVCLAAAMAGGGVAGAAKRPDARVAAAREADRNRLSVLLASLWMRLAGGEASPERDWAEADRRRIWTQRLLAALAGSREGPDEVAKAPERLPEPRRVAQRPGREAAGPEAGRDGPATATALADEEALEPQEFVAPAGGLAWPTPGRLAAGFAPSANPPRLGLTLAAAEGTPVAAAADGQVVFLGALRGFGRIVILDHGARRHTVYGCLGQVAVDEGDRIARGEALGRAGFCGPAKATGVYFELRFREKALNPAEWLAARR comes from the coding sequence GTGAGGCGCGGCCGGGCGCTTTTGGCGTTTTCGCTCGCGGCGGTCTGCCTGGCGGCCGCGATGGCGGGCGGCGGCGTGGCCGGGGCGGCCAAGCGGCCCGACGCCAGGGTGGCGGCCGCCCGGGAGGCCGACCGCAACCGGCTGTCCGTGCTGCTGGCCTCCTTGTGGATGCGCCTGGCCGGGGGCGAGGCCAGCCCGGAACGCGACTGGGCCGAGGCCGACCGCCGGCGGATCTGGACGCAGCGGTTGCTGGCAGCGCTTGCCGGCTCGCGGGAAGGGCCGGACGAGGTGGCCAAGGCCCCGGAGCGCCTGCCCGAGCCCCGGCGGGTAGCCCAGCGCCCCGGCCGCGAGGCGGCCGGGCCCGAGGCGGGCCGGGACGGGCCGGCCACCGCGACGGCCTTGGCGGACGAGGAGGCGCTGGAGCCGCAGGAATTCGTCGCGCCGGCCGGCGGCCTGGCCTGGCCGACGCCGGGGCGGCTGGCGGCGGGATTTGCCCCGTCGGCCAATCCGCCGCGGCTGGGGCTGACCCTGGCCGCGGCCGAGGGGACGCCGGTGGCGGCGGCGGCCGACGGCCAGGTGGTGTTCCTCGGCGCCTTGCGGGGTTTTGGGCGCATCGTCATCCTGGATCACGGCGCGCGGCGCCATACGGTCTACGGCTGCCTCGGCCAGGTGGCCGTGGACGAGGGCGACCGCATCGCCCGGGGCGAGGCGCTCGGCCGGGCGGGATTTTGCGGGCCGGCCAAGGCCACCGGCGTCTATTTCGAATTGCGTTTTCGGGAAAAAGCTCTTAATCCGGCGGAGTGGCTCGCCGCGAGGCGTTAG
- a CDS encoding sulfite exporter TauE/SafE family protein, translating into MPSLTFWLAYFAFGAAAGVIAGLLGVGGGIVVVPALYWFFTLQGFSQEIIMQMALGTSLAAICFTSVSSFRAHHRRGAVLWPIVKTITPGILVGTFAGSCVAARLPTGFLKGFFVCFLYYVSAQMLLNIKPKPSRQLPGKAGMFGAGATIGAVSSLVGIGGGTLSVPFMTWCNIPMHTAVGTSAAIGFPIAVAGTIGYIINGLGAANLPSLSLGYISLPALVGIAGVSFLTAPYGAKLAHKLPVATLKRVFALFLLAMATRMLIGLF; encoded by the coding sequence ATGCCTTCCCTGACCTTCTGGCTGGCCTATTTCGCCTTCGGTGCCGCGGCCGGCGTCATCGCCGGACTGCTCGGCGTCGGCGGCGGCATTGTGGTCGTCCCGGCCCTCTACTGGTTTTTCACCCTCCAGGGCTTTTCCCAGGAAATCATCATGCAGATGGCCCTGGGCACCTCCCTGGCCGCCATCTGCTTCACGTCCGTATCGAGCTTCCGGGCCCATCACCGCCGCGGCGCGGTCCTGTGGCCCATCGTCAAGACCATCACCCCCGGCATCCTGGTCGGCACGTTTGCCGGCTCCTGCGTGGCCGCGCGGCTTCCCACCGGCTTTCTCAAGGGCTTTTTCGTCTGCTTCCTCTATTACGTCTCGGCGCAGATGCTGCTCAACATCAAGCCCAAGCCCAGCCGGCAGCTTCCCGGCAAGGCCGGCATGTTCGGGGCCGGGGCCACCATCGGCGCCGTCTCCAGCCTGGTGGGCATCGGCGGCGGCACGTTGTCCGTGCCGTTTATGACCTGGTGCAACATCCCCATGCACACCGCCGTCGGCACCTCGGCCGCCATCGGCTTCCCCATCGCCGTGGCCGGCACCATCGGCTACATCATAAACGGCCTGGGCGCGGCCAACCTGCCCTCCCTGTCCCTGGGCTACATCTCCCTGCCGGCCCTGGTCGGCATCGCCGGCGTCAGCTTCCTCACCGCGCCCTACGGGGCCAAGCTGGCCCACAAGCTGCCCGTGGCCACCCTCAAGCGCGTCTTCGCCCTCTTCCTGCTGGCCATGGCCACGCGCATGCTCATCGGACTGTTCTAG
- a CDS encoding DMT family transporter, with the protein MGLLLFGAACISFSAVFVKLAAVAPSVSAFYRLGIGGLTLFALLAATRNLPAARRAMRWPALGCAVFFVCDLLCWHASINHIGPGLATLVGNFQVFLVTAAAAVATRRPPRPAFLAAMAIALCGLYLVVGRGFAGQTPEFRLGVGYGLATSVFYALFILTLKKAVTDHGRAAPMAAMAVLSLAGAALLAPVVVGVGASFALPTARSVLALAGLGVVGQAVGWLAISMGLSGARPALAGLILLLQPTLSYLWDVLFFGKPTGPVELAGVALALGGIYLGSVVGGPEKT; encoded by the coding sequence ATGGGGTTGTTGCTCTTTGGGGCGGCCTGCATCAGCTTTTCGGCCGTGTTCGTCAAGCTGGCCGCGGTTGCGCCGTCGGTGTCGGCTTTTTACCGGCTGGGGATCGGCGGCCTGACGCTTTTCGCCCTGCTCGCCGCAACGCGCAACCTGCCGGCGGCCAGGCGGGCCATGCGCTGGCCGGCGCTGGGCTGCGCCGTTTTTTTCGTGTGCGACCTGCTGTGCTGGCACGCCAGCATCAACCACATCGGCCCGGGCCTGGCCACCCTGGTCGGCAATTTCCAGGTCTTCCTCGTCACCGCCGCCGCCGCCGTGGCCACCCGGCGCCCGCCGCGCCCGGCCTTCCTGGCCGCCATGGCCATCGCCCTTTGCGGCCTGTATCTCGTGGTCGGCCGGGGATTCGCCGGCCAGACCCCCGAGTTCCGCCTGGGCGTGGGCTACGGCCTGGCCACATCCGTTTTTTACGCCCTGTTCATCCTGACGCTCAAAAAAGCCGTGACCGACCACGGCCGGGCCGCGCCCATGGCGGCCATGGCCGTGCTGTCCCTGGCCGGCGCGGCGCTGCTCGCGCCGGTGGTGGTCGGCGTGGGCGCTTCCTTTGCCCTGCCCACGGCCCGAAGCGTCCTGGCCCTGGCCGGGCTCGGCGTGGTGGGCCAGGCCGTGGGCTGGCTGGCCATCTCCATGGGGCTTTCCGGCGCGCGCCCGGCCCTGGCCGGGCTCATCCTGCTGCTCCAGCCCACGTTGTCCTACCTGTGGGACGTACTCTTTTTCGGCAAGCCCACCGGCCCGGTGGAACTGGCCGGCGTGGCCCTGGCCCTTGGCGGCATCTACCTCGGCTCCGTCGTCGGCGGGCCGGAAAAAACCTGA
- a CDS encoding DksA/TraR family C4-type zinc finger protein, which yields MASGWAGDGAVQDQIADSIADEIARVRRLLPQGESLAECEECGAPIPEARRKALPGVRLCVSCQREHERDQGAASPYNRRGNKDSQLR from the coding sequence ATGGCGAGCGGATGGGCGGGCGATGGCGCGGTGCAGGACCAGATCGCGGATTCCATTGCCGATGAAATCGCGCGGGTGCGCCGCTTGCTGCCCCAAGGCGAAAGCCTGGCGGAATGCGAGGAATGCGGCGCGCCGATCCCGGAAGCGAGGCGCAAAGCCCTGCCCGGCGTGCGGCTGTGCGTTTCCTGCCAGCGGGAGCACGAGCGGGACCAGGGCGCGGCCAGCCCGTACAACCGGCGGGGCAACAAGGACAGCCAGTTGCGCTAA
- the cutA gene encoding divalent-cation tolerance protein CutA translates to MSAVFVYITAASPEQAEAIGRALVTERLAACVNILPGMRSIYHWQGAVETAEETVLVAKTRQSLAEALTARVRQLHTYDVPCVVTLPMTGGNADFLRWIEDETASRAPS, encoded by the coding sequence ATGTCCGCCGTTTTCGTCTACATTACCGCCGCCTCGCCCGAACAGGCCGAAGCGATCGGCCGGGCCCTGGTGACGGAGCGCCTGGCCGCCTGCGTCAACATCCTGCCCGGCATGCGCTCCATCTACCACTGGCAGGGCGCGGTGGAAACCGCCGAGGAAACGGTGCTCGTGGCCAAGACCCGGCAATCCCTGGCCGAGGCGCTCACCGCCCGGGTCAGGCAACTGCATACCTACGACGTGCCCTGCGTGGTGACCCTGCCCATGACCGGCGGCAACGCCGATTTCCTGCGCTGGATCGAGGACGAAACCGCCTCCCGCGCCCCATCCTAA
- a CDS encoding endonuclease III domain-containing protein yields the protein MKRRDLFLRMHAAMAEALGPSGWWPADTPFEMAVGAILAQNTNWANAARAVANLKGSGAFSAAGLGALPVAALEELCRPAGHFRVKAARLRNLLAFVVDSLGGEIETLGEWDMAAAREGLLAVGGIGPETADGILLYGLGFPSFVVDAYTARICSRHGLAPEEAGYDELRELFMDALPAEVPLYNELHAQFVRVGNAWCRPRGPRCEACPLKDFLP from the coding sequence ATGAAACGGCGGGACCTTTTCTTGCGGATGCACGCCGCCATGGCCGAAGCCCTGGGGCCAAGCGGCTGGTGGCCGGCGGACACGCCCTTCGAAATGGCCGTGGGCGCCATCCTGGCCCAGAACACCAACTGGGCCAATGCCGCCCGGGCCGTGGCCAACCTCAAAGGCAGCGGCGCGTTTTCGGCCGCGGGGCTTGGCGCCTTGCCGGTGGCGGCGTTGGAGGAATTGTGCCGGCCGGCCGGGCATTTCCGGGTCAAGGCGGCCCGGCTGCGCAACCTGCTTGCCTTTGTCGTCGACAGCCTGGGCGGGGAGATCGAAACCCTCGGGGAGTGGGATATGGCCGCCGCCCGGGAAGGGCTGTTGGCCGTTGGCGGTATCGGCCCGGAAACGGCGGACGGCATTTTGCTCTACGGCCTGGGCTTTCCGAGCTTCGTGGTGGATGCCTACACGGCGCGCATCTGTTCGCGCCATGGGCTCGCCCCGGAAGAGGCCGGCTACGACGAGCTGCGGGAGCTTTTCATGGACGCCCTGCCGGCCGAGGTGCCCCTGTACAACGAACTCCACGCCCAGTTCGTGCGTGTGGGCAACGCCTGGTGCCGGCCGCGCGGCCCACGATGCGAGGCCTGCCCGCTCAAGGACTTCCTGCCGTGA
- the tsaA gene encoding tRNA (N6-threonylcarbamoyladenosine(37)-N6)-methyltransferase TrmO, with protein sequence MDLTLRIVGYVRSPLSDRETAPRFETENAPPAEIVLDPAYRTAAGSLEAGQEILLFTWLHQADRSCQEVHPRCDTSRPLTGVFSTRSPDRPNPIGLHQVRLTAIDGDVLAVAYLEAIDGTPVIDIKPLADRGGKG encoded by the coding sequence ATGGACCTGACGCTGCGCATCGTCGGCTATGTCCGCTCCCCGCTTTCCGACCGGGAAACGGCGCCCCGCTTCGAAACGGAAAACGCTCCCCCGGCGGAAATCGTGCTCGACCCGGCCTACCGCACGGCGGCCGGCTCCCTGGAGGCCGGCCAGGAAATCCTGCTGTTCACCTGGCTCCACCAGGCCGACCGCAGTTGCCAGGAGGTCCATCCCCGCTGCGACACGTCGCGTCCCCTCACCGGCGTGTTCTCCACCCGCTCGCCGGACCGGCCCAATCCCATCGGCCTGCACCAGGTGCGCCTGACGGCCATCGACGGCGATGTGCTCGCCGTGGCCTACCTGGAAGCCATCGACGGCACGCCCGTCATCGACATCAAGCCCCTGGCCGACCGGGGCGGCAAGGGCTGA
- a CDS encoding S41 family peptidase, producing the protein MRRLTKVSFFLILSLALGSVALAAKNDEDRFAPLKRFSQVMDLVENHYVKPVTRNELIDGAIVGMLQQLDPHSSFLSKDEFKEMQVSTSGEFGGIGIEISMENGRLTVISPIDDTPADKAGIKSGDVILEIEGESTQDMTLVDAVQKIRGPKGKPVALTLIHKDQQKPFTVKVVRDTIPIVSVKSNEVEPGFLYVRLTRFNENTTAELKQALTDYQKGGKKLKGVILDLRNNPGGLLEQAVNVSDVFLPSGQIVSIKGKNADQEKIFSAKGDGSDVSVPLVVLINAGSASASEIVAGALKDHKRALLVGEKTFGKGSVQTVIPLSDGSGIKLTTALYYTPNGRSIQAEGIEPDFMVPLQDAESDRDKLSVNHQFRERDLSRHLENKKKKADASDDPKQKLLDQLTRDNQLKLALELVKYFPIKTYTP; encoded by the coding sequence ATGCGTCGTTTGACCAAGGTGTCCTTTTTCTTGATACTTTCGCTGGCTCTCGGTTCCGTCGCCCTGGCCGCGAAAAACGACGAGGACCGCTTCGCGCCACTCAAGCGCTTTAGCCAGGTCATGGACCTGGTGGAGAACCACTACGTCAAGCCCGTCACCCGCAACGAACTCATCGACGGGGCCATCGTCGGCATGCTCCAGCAGCTCGATCCCCATTCGAGCTTCTTGTCCAAGGACGAATTCAAGGAGATGCAGGTCAGCACCTCCGGCGAATTCGGCGGCATCGGCATCGAGATCAGCATGGAAAACGGCCGGCTGACGGTCATTTCCCCTATCGACGACACGCCCGCCGACAAGGCCGGCATCAAGTCCGGCGACGTGATCCTGGAGATCGAGGGCGAGTCCACCCAGGACATGACCCTTGTCGACGCCGTGCAGAAGATCCGCGGTCCCAAGGGCAAGCCCGTCGCACTGACGCTTATCCACAAGGATCAGCAAAAGCCCTTCACGGTCAAGGTGGTGCGCGACACCATCCCGATTGTCAGCGTGAAAAGCAACGAGGTGGAGCCCGGCTTCCTCTATGTGCGCCTCACGCGCTTCAACGAGAACACCACCGCCGAGCTCAAGCAGGCCCTGACCGACTACCAGAAGGGCGGCAAGAAGCTCAAGGGCGTCATCCTCGACCTGCGCAACAACCCCGGCGGGCTGCTCGAACAGGCGGTCAACGTTTCCGACGTCTTCCTGCCCTCGGGCCAGATCGTGTCCATCAAAGGCAAAAACGCCGACCAGGAAAAGATCTTTTCGGCCAAGGGCGACGGCTCCGACGTGTCCGTGCCGCTGGTGGTGCTGATTAACGCCGGCTCGGCTTCGGCCTCGGAAATCGTGGCCGGGGCGCTCAAGGACCACAAGCGGGCCCTGCTCGTGGGCGAGAAAACCTTCGGCAAGGGCTCGGTCCAGACCGTGATCCCGCTGTCCGACGGCTCGGGCATCAAGCTGACCACGGCCCTGTACTACACGCCCAACGGCCGCTCCATCCAGGCCGAGGGCATCGAGCCCGACTTCATGGTGCCCCTGCAGGACGCCGAGTCCGACCGCGACAAGCTTTCGGTCAACCACCAGTTCCGGGAACGCGACCTGTCCCGCCATCTGGAGAACAAGAAAAAGAAGGCCGATGCTTCCGACGATCCCAAGCAGAAGCTGCTCGATCAGCTGACCCGGGACAATCAGCTCAAGCTGGCCCTGGAATTGGTGAAGTATTTCCCCATCAAGACCTACACCCCCTAA
- a CDS encoding carbohydrate kinase family protein — protein MRILVSGSLAYDRIMSFPGSFAEHILPEKIHILNVCFLVEGLEEKFGGTAGNIAYCLKLLGEDPTIVASAGKDFAAYEAWLRHCGLSLQGIRRVGGEFTAGAYITTDRSDNQITGFNPGAMKHTADYPVDEADPADTIAIVAPGNLQDMQDYPRRYKAKGIPVMVDPGQNITAFSGEQLTEMLTGATYLISNDYELQLIENATKLTLAEIKARAGTVITTLGENGSVIRQGETETPIAPCPVTDVQDPTGAGDAYRAGFIKGLILGKSPVDAAKLGSVAAAYAVEKHGTQEHHFTWDLFKARYTSVFGAL, from the coding sequence ATGCGTATCCTCGTGTCCGGCTCCCTGGCCTACGACCGCATCATGAGCTTTCCCGGCAGCTTCGCCGAGCACATCCTGCCCGAGAAAATCCATATTTTGAACGTCTGCTTCCTGGTCGAGGGGCTGGAGGAAAAATTCGGCGGCACGGCCGGCAACATCGCCTATTGCCTGAAGCTTTTGGGCGAGGACCCGACCATCGTGGCCTCGGCCGGCAAGGACTTCGCCGCCTACGAGGCCTGGCTGCGCCACTGCGGCCTGTCGTTGCAGGGCATCCGCCGCGTCGGCGGCGAATTCACCGCCGGAGCCTACATCACCACCGACCGCTCCGACAACCAGATCACCGGCTTCAACCCCGGGGCCATGAAGCACACCGCCGACTACCCCGTGGACGAGGCCGACCCGGCCGACACCATCGCCATCGTCGCGCCCGGCAACCTCCAGGACATGCAAGACTACCCCCGCCGCTACAAGGCCAAGGGCATCCCGGTCATGGTCGACCCCGGCCAGAACATCACCGCCTTTTCCGGCGAACAGCTCACCGAAATGCTCACCGGCGCCACCTACCTCATCTCCAACGACTACGAACTCCAGTTGATCGAAAACGCCACCAAGCTGACTCTGGCCGAAATCAAGGCCCGGGCCGGCACCGTCATCACCACGCTCGGCGAAAACGGCTCCGTCATCCGCCAAGGCGAAACCGAAACGCCTATCGCCCCCTGCCCCGTCACCGACGTCCAGGACCCGACCGGAGCCGGCGACGCCTACCGGGCCGGCTTCATCAAGGGGCTCATCCTGGGCAAATCGCCCGTGGACGCGGCCAAGCTCGGCTCGGTTGCGGCCGCCTACGCCGTGGAGAAACACGGCACCCAGGAACACCACTTCACCTGGGACCTGTTCAAGGCACGGTACACGTCCGTGTTCGGGGCGTTGTAA
- the thiL gene encoding thiamine-phosphate kinase → MTRLRSEDDFLTLIDRHFPREARGVELSRGDDAAIIACPGRLCLSADLFLEDVHFRRAYFTPADVGYKALAVNLSDMAAMGARPAGFACCLESTDDAGREYWDEALAAMAALAREYGLPLVGGDLSRGAKLGLSVTIWGEAGPSGRFLRRGAGAPGDIVFVVGPVGLARVGLAVLEKEGRGAAAHFPAAVAAHLRPVPQVAAGLALAAIPEVTACMDVSDGLARDLPRLLPPGCGADLFLPPALLHPEVTAHCAGHGRKPEKEAVFGGEDYALAGCVSPAGWPTVRAALPGAAAIGQVVGKNAYTLNGAPFEMGGFDHFG, encoded by the coding sequence ATGACACGACTACGATCCGAGGATGATTTTCTCACCCTCATCGACCGCCACTTTCCGCGCGAGGCGCGGGGGGTCGAGTTGTCGCGCGGCGACGACGCGGCGATCATCGCCTGTCCGGGCAGGTTGTGCCTGAGCGCCGACCTGTTCCTGGAGGACGTGCATTTCCGGCGCGCCTACTTCACCCCGGCCGATGTCGGCTACAAGGCCCTGGCCGTCAATCTGAGCGACATGGCCGCCATGGGCGCCCGGCCCGCCGGGTTTGCCTGCTGCCTCGAAAGCACCGACGACGCCGGCCGGGAGTACTGGGACGAGGCGCTCGCCGCCATGGCCGCCCTGGCCCGGGAGTACGGCCTGCCGCTGGTCGGCGGCGACTTGAGCCGGGGCGCCAAGCTGGGCCTGAGTGTGACCATCTGGGGCGAGGCCGGCCCGTCGGGGCGTTTTTTGCGGCGCGGCGCGGGTGCGCCCGGCGATATCGTGTTCGTGGTCGGCCCCGTGGGCCTGGCCCGGGTGGGGCTGGCCGTGCTGGAAAAAGAGGGGCGCGGGGCGGCGGCCCATTTCCCGGCGGCGGTCGCGGCCCACCTGCGGCCCGTGCCGCAGGTCGCGGCCGGGCTGGCCCTGGCCGCCATCCCCGAGGTGACCGCCTGCATGGACGTTTCCGACGGCCTGGCCCGCGACCTGCCGCGCCTGCTACCGCCGGGGTGCGGGGCCGACCTCTTCCTGCCGCCGGCCCTGCTCCATCCCGAAGTCACGGCCCACTGCGCCGGCCATGGCCGCAAGCCGGAAAAGGAGGCCGTCTTCGGCGGCGAGGACTACGCCCTGGCCGGGTGCGTCTCCCCGGCCGGCTGGCCCACGGTGCGGGCCGCGCTGCCCGGCGCGGCCGCCATCGGCCAGGTCGTGGGCAAAAACGCCTACACGCTCAACGGCGCCCCCTTCGAGATGGGCGGCTTCGACCATTTCGGCTGA
- a CDS encoding nucleoside transporter C-terminal domain-containing protein, which produces MLQSLLGLVTLLGLAMALSERRGLIPWRLVAGGIALQVAIAAFMLKAPFLRGIFMALNALVAAMDEATRAGTAFVFGYVGGAPAPFAVTDPGATFILGFQALPLVIVIAAATALLYYWNILPRVVRGFSFVLEKTMGIGGVLGVGAGGCVFLGMIEAPLLIRPYMERMTRSELFAMMATGMSCIAGTMLMLYATVLKGIIPDALGHILTASVIHAPAALVVAALMIPETGEPTLGRVLPRSPASGAMDAVVSGTADGLRLFWSIVATLLVFVALVKLANILLGTLPAIGGAPLTLERALGVVMAPVAWLLGVPWAEAATAGSLLGTKIVLNEFIAFIDLAKLPPEALSEHARLILTYAMCSFANFGSVGIMLAGMGSLCPARKAEITALGGRALIAGALASFMTGTVVGILSSF; this is translated from the coding sequence ATGCTCCAAAGCCTGCTCGGCCTCGTCACCCTGCTCGGCCTGGCCATGGCGCTCAGCGAACGCCGGGGCCTGATCCCCTGGCGGCTGGTCGCCGGCGGCATCGCCCTGCAAGTCGCCATCGCCGCCTTCATGCTCAAGGCCCCGTTTTTGCGCGGCATCTTCATGGCCCTAAACGCCCTGGTCGCGGCCATGGACGAGGCCACCCGGGCCGGCACGGCCTTCGTGTTCGGCTACGTGGGCGGCGCCCCGGCCCCCTTTGCCGTCACCGACCCGGGCGCGACCTTCATCCTGGGCTTCCAGGCCCTGCCCCTGGTCATCGTCATCGCCGCCGCAACCGCCCTGCTCTATTACTGGAACATCCTGCCGCGCGTGGTGCGGGGCTTTTCCTTTGTCCTGGAAAAGACCATGGGTATCGGCGGCGTGCTCGGCGTGGGCGCGGGCGGCTGCGTGTTCCTGGGCATGATCGAGGCGCCGCTGCTGATTCGCCCCTACATGGAGCGCATGACCCGAAGCGAGCTGTTCGCCATGATGGCCACCGGCATGTCCTGCATCGCCGGCACCATGCTCATGCTCTACGCCACGGTGCTCAAGGGCATCATCCCCGACGCCCTGGGCCATATTCTCACGGCCTCGGTCATCCACGCCCCGGCGGCCTTGGTGGTGGCGGCGCTGATGATCCCGGAAACCGGGGAGCCGACCCTGGGCCGGGTGCTGCCCCGCTCGCCGGCCTCGGGGGCCATGGACGCGGTGGTTTCGGGCACGGCCGACGGCCTGCGGCTTTTCTGGAGCATCGTGGCCACGCTGCTGGTGTTCGTGGCCCTGGTCAAACTGGCCAACATCCTGCTCGGAACCCTGCCGGCGATCGGCGGCGCGCCGCTGACCCTGGAACGCGCCCTGGGCGTGGTCATGGCCCCGGTGGCCTGGCTGCTGGGCGTCCCCTGGGCCGAGGCGGCCACGGCCGGGAGCCTTCTCGGCACGAAAATCGTGCTCAACGAGTTCATCGCCTTCATCGACCTGGCCAAGCTGCCGCCCGAGGCCCTCTCCGAGCACGCGCGGCTCATCCTGACCTACGCCATGTGCAGCTTCGCCAATTTCGGCAGCGTGGGCATTATGCTCGCCGGCATGGGCTCGCTGTGCCCGGCGCGCAAGGCCGAGATCACGGCCCTCGGCGGCCGGGCGCTCATCGCCGGCGCCCTGGCCTCGTTTATGACCGGCACGGTGGTGGGGATTCTGTCGTCGTTTTAG
- a CDS encoding divergent polysaccharide deacetylase family protein produces MVVPGRPSVAVLAGLALAVSLAVLAVVLFRPFPPLPGGKASSPAKAGEVRRPASGAAKADAAAPRPQPPAAGASKQADLPFEEHLAGRESAPPPSTPASEMRALVQPSVTIPGANGEGAADPRLSGPVDPVPNDVGKGPRMVVVIDDIGDNPAMATNLMELPIPVTLAILPHRPRTRAVAAQAAARGIEVILHQPMQPGSYPRVNPGPGAVFTDMDAARIQAALSENLDELPQAIGINNHMGSEFTSNAAGMAAVMPVLKARGLFFMDSVTSAVSAAPEAARAAGVPFYRRAVFLDNVRNTRTILGQLKTAERHAIKHGRAIAIGHPYTETLEALKLWAKERDPRINLVTLRGLGPEF; encoded by the coding sequence ATCGTTGTCCCCGGCAGGCCCTCCGTCGCGGTTCTCGCCGGGCTGGCCCTGGCCGTCAGCCTGGCCGTGCTCGCGGTGGTGCTCTTTCGCCCCTTTCCGCCGCTGCCGGGCGGCAAAGCCTCCTCGCCGGCCAAGGCCGGCGAGGTCCGCCGTCCGGCCTCCGGCGCGGCCAAGGCCGATGCCGCCGCGCCCAGGCCCCAGCCGCCGGCCGCCGGGGCGTCGAAACAGGCCGACCTGCCGTTCGAGGAGCATCTGGCCGGCCGGGAATCGGCGCCGCCGCCGTCCACGCCCGCCTCGGAAATGCGGGCCCTGGTCCAGCCGTCGGTAACGATCCCGGGTGCAAACGGCGAGGGGGCGGCCGATCCCCGCCTGTCCGGCCCCGTCGATCCCGTGCCCAACGACGTCGGCAAGGGGCCGCGCATGGTCGTGGTCATCGACGACATCGGCGACAACCCGGCCATGGCCACCAACCTCATGGAACTGCCCATCCCGGTGACCCTGGCCATCCTGCCCCACCGGCCACGCACCCGGGCCGTGGCCGCCCAGGCGGCGGCGCGCGGCATCGAGGTCATCCTGCACCAGCCCATGCAGCCCGGCTCCTATCCCCGGGTCAATCCCGGGCCGGGCGCGGTCTTCACCGACATGGACGCGGCCCGTATCCAGGCCGCCCTGTCCGAAAACCTCGACGAACTGCCCCAGGCCATCGGCATCAACAACCACATGGGCTCGGAATTCACCAGCAACGCCGCCGGCATGGCGGCGGTCATGCCGGTGCTCAAGGCCCGGGGGCTTTTCTTCATGGATTCGGTGACCTCGGCCGTCTCGGCCGCGCCCGAGGCGGCGCGCGCCGCCGGCGTGCCGTTCTACCGCCGGGCCGTCTTCCTGGACAACGTCCGCAACACCCGCACCATCCTGGGACAGCTCAAGACCGCCGAACGCCACGCCATAAAGCACGGCCGGGCCATCGCCATCGGCCACCCCTACACCGAAACCCTCGAAGCCTTGAAACTCTGGGCCAAGGAACGCGATCCCAGGATCAACCTGGTGACGTTGCGGGGTTTGGGGCCGGAGTTTTAG